ccgagaccattcatgtgtggggttgcttctcagccaagggagtgggctcactcagaattttgcctaagaacacagccatgaataaagaatggtaccaacacatcctcagagagcaacttctcccaaccatccaggaacagtttggtgacgaacaatgccttttccagcatgatggagcaccttgccataaggcaaaagtgataactaagtggctcggggaacaaaacatcgatattttgggtccatggccaggaaactccccagaccttaatcccattgagaacttgtggtcaatcctcaagaggcaggtggacaaacacaaacctacaaattctgacaaactccaagcattgattatgaaataatgggctgccatcagtcaggatgtggcccagaagttaattgacagcatgccagggcggattgcagaggtcttgaaaaagaagggtcaacactgcaaatattgactctttgcatcaacttcatgtaattgtcaataaaagcctttgacacttatgaaatgcttgtaattatacttcagtattccatagtaacatctgacaaaaatatctaaagacactgaggcagcagactttgaaaattaatatttgtcattctcaaaacttttggccacgactgtacactaagGCCCGTGGAAGAGTTGTAAGAGAGAGGAGATTAGAagaatgtgcctatttgaaagctaggattttttttgtttgtcattTTCATTAAAAGAAACGTTTTTAGAACCTCTCAAGACCATTTGAGACATTGAAACACAAGCTTCACATGTGCAAATCTGATTAAGTGTTCAAAGCTCAGTacattgtagtttttcaagatgTGACCGTGATGGTACCGAATATGCTTTTGGTCCAGGATTTTCAAAGCATTGGAACAGTGACTCTAGGGGTCTCGGCACTGTTGCAAGCCACTGAGTCCAGATGTTCTGTCAGTTGTTTAGACATCAGCACAGGTTTTACCAGACAAATGGACAAGTGTCATTGGTGTACATTTGAAGGCTGGCTCTATGGTAGATCATTGATGTACAACAAACAGATTTGGGCCAAGCACTAACCAAAGCTGGAGGAAGATGTGTGgttaacaacaaaaaataacttTTTCATAGGAGCATATTCACTTAAGATTCACTTACCTAGCAATGAATAATTTGTTTTTCCTGTCATTTTTTTTGTAGGATTCTTCCACCAAAAAATTGCGGAGTACCAACAAAGTAAGAAGAAAGAGAAGGCAAAGAGAGGCTGGGTGACAGGACTTGTGGTGTAAATGTAGGCATCCTCAGACAAATGGATTCtgaccattgtgtgtgtgtatatacgttaTTTGTATACATTTGTGATGCTGGATAAAGGTGACGCTACAGGATGTTGCTGCTGTCTCAGTGGAGCGGAGATGGTGACAATCTAAGTCTGCAGTATTTCCTCTTGCCTGTAAAAATGGTAGGCTACTCCCCTGTCATGTTGAATGAATGTGTGCTAAAGATGAAGAAACACTTAAACAAGTTTTTGTCAATGTTTCTAGGTTTATTGAAGGATGTTACTTCTGTTGTGGTGATTTGGCAAAATGTTAATTGATAAAGGTTTATTTATTGCACTTTTGTGCTGCAAGATGCTCTTACATTCATAACTAAACATGCCTATGAGTATTTCATAGTATTTATaaattgttattttgtttatttaagcTGTGGGTATGAATGTGAAAGTTAGGATGCGAATAagcgctttaaaaaaaaaatgtgaataaaCGTTGGATCAATGATGTTTTAACATGCCTTTAAGTTAGCATTCATGAGATTGGTGTATatatattaggatccccattagccactGCAATAGCATcaactactcttcctgtggtccacatgaaacatgacataatacacagtacagaacattattagtcaAGGACTGAAATGCATTAATTTAAAAtgtcacacacagcctacatatcagtacatacacacaaactaggTCTAATACATAGTGCAATGCAAATTACCGTTCAATATATATGAAATGGCCTTCTCTTCACAATCCCCTTTGTGCAGTAAGGTGTTATTTTATGTTTATTTAAACTGGTTGTATTGGTAGCTTGAGTTACCTAGGGTggcagagttccatgtagtcatggctctatttaatactgagcttatcccagcctctgttctggacctggggactatgAAGCGgcctctggttgcatgtcttgtgttgtgtctgaactgtgtgccaactgcttGAATATACAGTTCCCTTCAACACATCAACACCTcgcacaaagaccaatagtgatgcagtcaatctctcctcaactttgagccaggagagacttaCATGCTTGTCACTGACACTATACATTCTAAGTGTGATATGCGTTGTTATGGACGAACTACAATTTACCAATGTGTTTCTTTGCCGCACATAACCATACAgtaagtagtccaggtgcgacaaaacttggGCCTGTACGACCTATCTGGTCGACTGAGATGTCAAGAAGGCAGAGCAACGCTACATGGCCAGACCTCTTCCCATTTTAGCAACCATTGAGATGATCTTTGACACTCATACATCACATCCGGAGCATGAAATAGCGTCCCTAGCAACCAgtgccagagagcgagagacaaatCAACAATTTGTCGGGGTTTTATCTCTGTCATCACGATTAAGCACACACATTTTACATTCAATGCGATTTTATATTACTGCGGTGTACAATGGAGCAGGATGAGCATCCACAACGATTACGTTTTCCAAACGGAGCTGTCCTGAGGAACGAATCACTTCCGTCACTACCTAGAACGACTATGGCGGAGAAACGTCGGTCCGGGGGAACTTCGGGGATGTCCGAATCCAAACCGACCAAGACCGACTCCGAGCGGGAGTTCCTATCGCAGGCGGGAGTCGGGGAGTTACTCCGGGGGGCTCTGCTAAAAATGGTAGAGGCCAGGTCGGAGGACCCAATGGGGTTTTTGGCAGACCATTTCAGTAATCAGGCCTCGGAGGCTGAGAATGGGACGGGTGGATGCTGCAGCGATGATTTGCTAAACCTCGGCGCAGGCGCAcacgagcagcagcagctgagtcGAGCCCTATGGCACCTGCGTCTAGCGCATCACTCTCAGAGGTAAACCAGAAACAACATGCATTTTGCGACTGCCAAGCTCAAGTCTATGTTCTCGTTTTATctcacaatgaaataacacaactTACTGGGAAAAAACGGGTTCAATCAACCGTGTTTCCATGTGattttaattaaaaaatatatatgtggtgttgaatcaacgtggaaaagtgattggatttgcaaaaagtcgtcAACATATTTTTTTACCTAACTTTTTAACCTACATCCAATGACCAGGTGACATTTTTGTTTGAAtttacattagttgacaactgcTCAACCAAATGTTAATCATAACTAGACGTTGTTCCAGTGGAAATGATCCATGTGTGCCTGTGCACgtgtaccagtggaggctgctgaggggaggacagctcataataatggctggaatggcatcaaacacatggaaacaatgtattTGACATCATTCCACCGCTCCGGCtgttaccacgagcctgtcctcctgtGATGTGTACGTCCACATGTGTATGTATTCAGATCTGCCTTCAGCAACAACGTCCGTGTGGCCTACGACCTGCTAACGCAGACAGGGCCCCAGCGGCGAGGAGCAGTGGGTCCCAGTGGCCCTGCTGGTCAATGCAGCTCTAACAACCCAGGTGGGGGGGTCAGGGGccgcctctacacacacaccctccaggtAGGGTATACAATTGACAAGTCATACTgtaaacactgctggtttcagaAACCATTCATTtccattgtgcccttgagcaaggcacttagatCAGCGTTATAGCGTgattgacatttaaaggtaatttttgattgagctgacatatgcagcatttaccgtgaatgtGGTCTCCATGAACGAGGAAACATTGCCTTTTaagtttcactgtaaagtctacacctgttgtattcggtgcatgtgacgaTAAATAAATatgatatatattatatatatggtGCATATCCTAAAAGGGGAGATCGGATAGAATCTAGCCCTTAACCTCTGCAGCTGACCCTGTGTGGTCTTCTCaagtgctgtgtttgtgtgttgtctgAGGTATTTGGGAGCAGAGCAAAATACCAATTTCTGTTGTAGATGGACATCTAAGTATTTTGTTCTGCTATATTCTACTCTAAAGTGTCTCTGCAGCGAGGGAGGTGTCCCCATCTCCACTTCAGCCCCTCTGCTACGCCGGCTCTACTGCCAGGACCATGAGGCCGTGCCCTACGACATCTTCAGGCACGGTGTGCTGACGTGTGCTGTGTTTTCTGACTACATCCGGCGGGCGCAGAGGCTGTACGCGGAGGTCTGCGGCCCAGCTGAGGGGCCTGCTGGTCGGACACTATGTCTTGCCGTGCTGGGCACCCTCCATGAAGCCCTGGAGACCTCCCGGTCTGATGGTGGCTCCTCAGATGCTAACCACTACTCTAATGCTAACGCTAAGGCCAATCCCTACCTAGAGGCTAAGGTTAGCCGCTACCTGGAGGCGAGTGCTAAGATCTCGCCCGGAAAGCTGGCCCAGGCTATGGCTGGAGCGGAGCCAGCCGGGGGCAACATGGACGCCAAGGAGTTTGAGGACGCTGCGGCAGAGCTCTTTATCGCTCGAGTAAGAGTTGTGTGTTAGCTGCTGGTGTATTCTCATCCTATAATGCCTGCACTGTTCCTTGTAATGTAGTGTCAGATCCTAGTATAATGAGATGTGTGTATGACTTTCCTCGTTCTTATGAAGCACTTGAAGAACATACAGCATGgctaaatatatactgtataatatagtacGATCATGTAAATATGATTCAATATACCAATAAATTTCAGAACTGGATTTTGCTTATTTATGCTTCAATTTATAATATAATGAAAACATCTGTTACAAGGCTATCACGGTCATTAAATTTTGTCacccggtgattgtcaagcaaatacagtgagggaaaaaagtatttgatcccctgctgattttgtacgtttgcccactgacaaagaaattatcagtctataattttaatggtaggtttatttgaacagtgaaagacagaataacaacaaaaaaatccagaaaaacgcatgtcaaaaatgttatgaattgatttgcattttaatgagggaaataagtatttgaccccttctcaaaatcagaaagatttctggctcccaggtgtcttttatacaggtaacgagctgagattaggagcacactcttaaagggagtgctcctaatctcagtttgttacctgtataaaagacacctgtccacagaagcaagcaatcaatcagattccaaactctccaccatggccaagaccaaagagctctccaaggatgtcagggacaagattgtagacctacacaaggctggaatgggctacaagaccatcgccaagcagcttggtgagaaggtgacaacagatctggtcaatgatctcaaggcagctgggaccatagtcaccaagaaaacaattggtaacacactacgccgtgaaggactgaaatcctgcagcacccgcaaggtccccctacgcaagaaagcacatatacatgcccgtctgaagtttgccaatgagcatctgaatgattcagaggacaactgggtgaaagtgttgtggtcagatgagaccaaaatggtgctctttggcatcaactcaactcgccgtgtttggaggaggaggaatgctgcctatgaccccaagaaccccatccccaccgtcaaacatggaggtggaaacattatgctttgggggtgtttttctgctaaggggacaggacaacttcacctcatcaaaggggcgatggatggggccatgtaccgtcaaatcttgggtgagaacctccttccctcagccagggcattgaaaatgggtcgtggattggtattccagcatgacaatgacccaaaacacacggccaaggcaacaaaggagtggctcatgaggaagcacattaaggtcctggagtggcctagccagtctccagaccttaatcccatagaaaatctgtggatggagctgaaggttcgagttgccaaacgtcagcctcgaaaccttaatgtcttggagaagatctgcaaagaggagtgggacaaaatccctcctgagatgtgtgcaaacctggtggccaactacaagaaacgtctgacctctgtgattgccaacaagggttttgccaccaagtactaagtcatgttttgcagaggggtcaaatacttatttccctcattaaaatgcaaatcaatttataacatttttgacatgcgtttttctggatttttttgttgttattctgtctctcactgttcaaataaacctaccattaaaattatagactgatcatttctttgtcagtgggcaaacgtacaacatcagcaggggatcaaatactttttccctcactgtaactgccgttctcacagtaattgaccgttaattaagaAACCCATTTAGCATCTCATGGCTTCCACCCagagcctacaagccactgaatCAGACCTTTgggacatctacatttaaaaaattaTAAGAAATCCATGTAATTTAGCCTACACCATTACAATAAATCCATCATTAATTTTAGgctggtctaaagaaacatgatatgaagaaaaatgTAGTATATTTTGGAAGAACAGAAtggcatactctgagttgtccttatgttaggccctgatctggctattcCATATGGTTGTGggttacactagttcatttagcaaacAGCaattgcttagaattccgtggaattattttatagtatgaagatacaattgaacatagctgaataaaataaaggatattttctccaaacaatttgagggagtacgcacatgcggctattctgtgttgagttgttaacaaagaaacaggtactcctacagtgcattcgttaagtattcagaccccctgactttttccacatattgttacgttacagccttattctaaaatggattaaaacattttcctcatcaatctacaaataccccataatgacaaatcaaaaacaggtttttagaaatgtttgataatttatttaaaaaactaaaactgataatacatttacatatgtagtcagaccctttactcagtactttgttgaagcacctttggcagcgattacagccttgagacttattgggtatgacgctacaagcttggcacacctgtatttgggtgtttctcccattcttctctgaagatcctctcaagctctgtcaggttggatggggagtgttgctgcacagctattttcaggtctctccagagatgttcaatcggatttaagtccaggctctggctgggccactcaaggacattcagagacttgtcctgaagccattcctgcattttcttggttgtgtgcttagggttgtcctgttggaaggggaacctttgccccagtctgaggtcctgagcgctctggagcaggttttcatcaaggatctctctgtacattgctccgctcatctttccctcagccctgactagtctcccagtccctgccactgaaaaacatccccacagcatgattctgccaccactatgcttcaccgtagggatggcaaacaccaagtgggctgtcatgtgccttttactgaggagtggcttccgtctggccactctaccataaaggtctgattggtggagtgctgcagagatggttgtccttctagaaggttctcccaactccacagaggaactctggatctctgtcaaagtgaccatcgggttcttggtcaccttcctgaccacggcccttctcccccgattgctcagtttggtcgggcagccagctctaggaagagtcttgttggttccaaacttccatttaagaatgatggaggccactgtgttcttgtgaaccttcaatgctgcagacattttttggtactcttccccagatcctgtctcggatctctacgGCCAGTTCCttcaaactcatggcttggtttttgctctgacatgcactgtcaactgtggaaccttatatagacaggtgtgttcctttccaaatcatgtccaatcaattgaatttaccacaggtggactccaatcaagttgtagaaacatctcaaggatgatcaatggaaacaggatgcacctgagctcaatttcgagtcttatagcaaagggtctgaatacttatgtaaataagatatttctgtttttaattttaaaatgtgctaaaatttctaaaaacctgtttttgctttgtcattatggggtattgtgtgtagattactgaggatttttttgtttttaatccattttagaataaggctgtaatgtaacaaagcggaaagtattcagacttaattttttccaaaggcactgtat
The sequence above is drawn from the Salmo salar chromosome ssa22, Ssal_v3.1, whole genome shotgun sequence genome and encodes:
- the tpgs1 gene encoding tubulin polyglutamylase complex subunit 1; translation: MEQDEHPQRLRFPNGAVLRNESLPSLPRTTMAEKRRSGGTSGMSESKPTKTDSEREFLSQAGVGELLRGALLKMVEARSEDPMGFLADHFSNQASEAENGTGGCCSDDLLNLGAGAHEQQQLSRALWHLRLAHHSQRSAFSNNVRVAYDLLTQTGPQRRGAVGPSGPAGQCSSNNPGGGVRGRLYTHTLQCLCSEGGVPISTSAPLLRRLYCQDHEAVPYDIFRHGVLTCAVFSDYIRRAQRLYAEVCGPAEGPAGRTLCLAVLGTLHEALETSRSDGGSSDANHYSNANAKANPYLEAKVSRYLEASAKISPGKLAQAMAGAEPAGGNMDAKEFEDAAAELFIARVRVVC